The following proteins are encoded in a genomic region of Cryptomeria japonica chromosome 11, Sugi_1.0, whole genome shotgun sequence:
- the LOC131069245 gene encoding auxin-responsive protein SAUR32, with protein sequence MHLPHFPLQFSSKKGEEFYKDVPKGCLALYVGKGEEQRRCVIPVEYINHPLFEKFLKEAEEEYGFEQQGRIVIPCHLSDFQSVQEVIDRESHQSHRHAHVSCFG encoded by the coding sequence ATGCATCTTCCTCATTTTCCTTTGCAGTTTAGTTCCAAGAAAGGTGAGGAGTTTTACAAGGATGTGCCTAAGGGCTGTCTCGCCCTCTACGTTGGAAAGGGAGAAGAACAGAGGCGTTGTGTGATTCCTGTGGAATACATAAACCATCCTCTGTTCGAGAAGTTTCTCAAGGAAGCCGAGGAAGAGTACGGGTTTGAGCAGCAAGGCAGGATTGTCATTCCATGCCATCTCTCCGACTTTCAGAGCGTGCAGGAAGTGATCGACAGAGAAAGTCATCAATCTCATCGCCACGCACACGTGAGCTGCTTTGGTTGA